ATAGATGAAATATGTGATAATGTTAAAAAGGCATTAATCAAACATCTTTATGAACTCCAAAAACATAACACCTCAACCCTTGTTTTAAAACGCTATAAAAAATTCCGCAAAATGGGTCGATTCAGTGAAAATAATACACCGGAGGAAAAAGCCAAAGAAAAAAATTGACAATGAATTGAGAATATGGTAAATTGGTAAGCGTTCAGCCACAGAGGCACAGAGTTCACAGAGAATTAGAGAAATTAGCCACAAATGGATACGAATTAACCTCTGACATCCCATAAATGTAGTGCGAACCTTTAAGTTCGCCTTTTGGCTTGCCAGAAGCGAAGCTAACGCCTCGCACTACAAATCTTTTTGTATTTGTGTTCATTCGTGGTTATATATTCCCTCTGTGTTCTCTGTGACTCTGTGGCTATATCCTGAACGGTTACGTAAATTAACATCGAAAAAGGAGGTATTTGGAAAAGTGAATCTTTCAATAACTGCAAGACATATAGAAATTGATGAGGCGATAAAGGATTATTTAAGAAAACGACTAAATAAACTAAAAAAGTATTTTAATAAAAAAGAGGTAAATATCCATGTGGTCTTAATGGCTGAAAAAACAAGACGAGGGATAGAGGTCGTAATTGACTTCAATGGAAATACCCTTACCGGACATCAAACATCACCGGATATCTATACCTCTATTGACCAGGTTGTTGATAAATTAGAACGCCAGCTTAAAAAATGTAAAGAGAAGGTCCAAAAGAAAGCAAGGGTGTGTTCTAAAACAATTACAGTTACTCCACAAAAGATGCAAAAAATAAGTCGCAAAAAACTGACATCTAAACCTATGACATTAAAAGAGGCTATTATTGAATTGGAGCAAGCCTCATTAGAGTTCTTTGTATTTACAGATGTTGAAACCGGGCTGATAAATGTGCTTTATCGAACTAAAAATGGAACTTATGGATTAATAGAACCATAGTTTTTGGTAACCGTTCAGGCTATGCATCAAAAGTGTAAGAAGGGGGATAAGGAGATAAGGGAGATATGGAGATAAGATAATAGCGAAGCAAAAATAGGTAGAAATTGATGGTGGAAAACAACAAGTTTCCATAAATTTCTATCAGTTTCTACTAATTCCAATTTTTTTAATAATATCTCCTTATCTCCTTTATCTCCATATTTCCTTTTGTTACACCACCTGAACGCTTACAAAAAATTTACCACCTAAAGGGAGGAAAAAAATGAAATTAGCTGAACTTCTAAGTGTAGAAGCAATTGAAACAGACCTGAAAGCCACCGATAAAGATAGTGTGTTAAAAGAATTGGTAGATTTACTTTTTAAGGCAGGGGAAATTACCAATAGGGAAAAGATTTTAGAGGCAGTGAAAGAAAGAGAGAAATTAATGAGTACCGGTATTGGTCATGGGGTAGCAATCCCTCATGCAAAATGTGAGGGAATAAATACATTACTTGCCGCTTTTGGCAGGTCAAAAAAAGGTATAGACTTTCAATCCTTAGATGGTGAGCCGGTGTA
This portion of the bacterium genome encodes:
- the raiA gene encoding ribosome-associated translation inhibitor RaiA encodes the protein MNLSITARHIEIDEAIKDYLRKRLNKLKKYFNKKEVNIHVVLMAEKTRRGIEVVIDFNGNTLTGHQTSPDIYTSIDQVVDKLERQLKKCKEKVQKKARVCSKTITVTPQKMQKISRKKLTSKPMTLKEAIIELEQASLEFFVFTDVETGLINVLYRTKNGTYGLIEP
- a CDS encoding PTS sugar transporter subunit IIA, which translates into the protein MKLAELLSVEAIETDLKATDKDSVLKELVDLLFKAGEITNREKILEAVKEREKLMSTGIGHGVAIPHAKCEGINTLLAAFGRSKKGIDFQSLDGEPVYLFFLLLSPENVTGPHIKALAKISRLLKHHYVRETLKTADTSEKALELIRQEEAKHL